The following DNA comes from Nymphalis io chromosome 12, ilAglIoxx1.1, whole genome shotgun sequence.
cgacgtgccgtacgcattattggcgacgtaaaggtcacaaacacccttgaacctttacaattgcatcgtgagatagcagcactgagcgctttctatcgactgtatcacggcgagtgctctgaggaattattctctctaattcctgcttcccccttccttcttaagtccacgcgagctggttctcgatgtcaccgcctaactgtgacatcaattccatcgcgaacaaagaaatttggcaactcctttctttgtcgcacttccaaaaaatggaattccttaccagctcacgtgttcccctcctcttacaacccgggttccttcaaacgaggcgtgaagaggcatcttgcgggccggcaaggcgaaggcggctagtgcagaacgtttttcccgtctgtactggccgtcgtcgcgtttggactctactaccacttaccatcaggtggagtagagtcatttgccctcccggcgaatataaaaaaaaaaaaaggaaacctgcatgtgtctgatttcattgaaattctcccacatgtgtattctaccaacccgcattggagcagcgtggtggaataagctcaaaccttctcctcaaaagggagaggaggctttagcccagcagtgggacattaagaggctgtatatattttttaattaagtgtattaaaaaaaaacctattactGATGAACCTGCAATATGTTTTAGGTTACCCAATAAGGGTGACCACTACGTATGCTTGGAGACAAATTGTAATCAGAACATTTTAAAGATCTCGTTAAAATTATTGGATATGTTAGTTTCATACCTGGAAAATCAAGGATTTctcctttttaatattatattttcaaaccagatttaaataaaaaaatagattatttttttttagccaTGATATAgtcttgataataataattaattatttaattatactatttaagaATGATTATATGGTAATcttaaattacaaattgtagTTTAGTACCAAGTAaattactgaaaaaaataatcataatgatCATGTACTTGATGTATTTAAGCTTAGCATATCTTACATCTAAATGCCCCACgttctttttttcttataatctgATCATAATATCGTGTAAAATTACTGACCAATGGTTTTAATGataactatgtatataaatgtaaggCTTAGTTTGTTTTCATTACTTAGTAGTTActaagtatattatatgaatacttCATTGATTTAGTTGTTAGCAAATAAGGCTGGTAGTGTTAAAATGCTTGTTTCAAGTCCTTAAgtattgcaaattaaaaatgcaaaaatcGAATACTTTTCAAGTTGCGCTAACCTTTTAATGAAGCAAGTACAGTGTTACTTCTATAACTATAACGTATAAggaatttttgaatttttatgttaaaaaaaaatcatgttttaACAGACTTTTAATATGAACTTGTATACAATACATCCTAAGGATCTTAGTTGTGAATGTAATGTGTCAGATCTTCCTTGATTAATTGCTTAGTATCGATATAGTCGTAGAATTTATGGATGacgtcaaataaaatatacatggcTTTGTCCATGATTTCTTTTCCATACGACTTTAATAGGGTTTTCCAGTTATCGTTCACATACATCGTCACTATTTGgcctgttaaaaaaaatatatgttaatattaagatCAATCACAAATTATTCTAATGTTTATTGTCTGCATATTATAACAAACTTTTATAATCAAtccgacaatttttttttatgtaaattatacaaGTTCATGTACAGGTAGAGCTCCgataattatttctttgtatgtAGAATGTACCAAAGTTATAGATCACCAATATCTACAGACTGTAATAAACTCTGCGAGAAGAACATACAAAGAGTGGCATTCCTGCCACACACACACAGCCGTATTTTAGGCAGATTAAATCTCAAAAGGTGTTTGTAAACAATCATAttcattttttgtatattgtgatttcaaattactttgaagcgttatataaagtatatatcacTCACTTAGATCATTTTTTTCAATCATAAAATCTTTGGCTTCGAATTTCATCTTCTGTATATCGTAAGTGTATTTAGGCTTATTAgtcaaaattttgaaatatgtcTTGCCATCTTTTTCGATTACCGTCACCGGTATCTCAAGccccaattttattttttctgtaaaaaaaattatattacattactattaataaacatatatcagTAAAATAGTTGTGTTTTTTATGTTGTTTATAAGTAGGTGGACGGACAAATGGACCACCCGATGTtaattggtcaccaccacccatagacattgaagatgttagaaatattaaccattccttacaccaccaatgtgccaccgaccttgggagcgaagatattatgtctcttgtacctatagttacactggctcacccttcaaaccgtaacgcaacaatactaagttcgGTGCTTCACGACAGAGTATCCGATGAGtggatagtacctacccagaccgacttgcacaaagcccaaccacctagtaaattaaattatttttatagacttATAATAGAAAGCGAGATATTAAAGAACTtggcgtttttttatttaatatataaaaatactgacGAAGTGTAATagctaaattgtattattaatgatCTTCGGTATGTAATACAATTTATCATAAGTTATAAGGTATTTCAGAAACGAATGCGTATGAATAGTTCATAGTATTACAATTATGCACAAATGTGAAAGTGatccaaatatattattttatttttaaatagtgacGTCATtagaatttacaattatattattttatgaaaacttaAAGGTAAATAACAGATAATATGACAAGAATGACGAGGAAAACTTCGTTCCCTTGgtagatatacatattacaGACTTTCACCTGACACATATAGGtcacctcacgatgtttttttttttataaaaccggAAAACGCCCATTGCTGGACAAAGGCTTTTTCGTGATGGTCTATTTGCGCTACCCGCATCTAACGGCTTCCTGCAACCCTTTCAATATCGTGGGTCCACCTTGTAGATGCCACGCTTCATCTTCCAaatcgtggtcgccactcgagaacctttctgccccgaCGGCCGTCTGTTCTGCGAGCGATGATCCCGGCCACTTCAACTACCACTGTCAATTCAACAATTATTTGGGCTATGTCGGTAACTTTAGTTCACCTGTGGATTTCATCATTTTCGATTCGATCTCGCAGGGAAACTCCGATCATAGCTCTCTCCATTGttctttgagtgaccttgaacTTTCCTAAGGGGGCCTATAGTAAGCCACAACATCTCTAATCTTTTTGAGACTTTTTGAGATGAGAAGAATATTGCGTGGCTTCTCGAatgctgcccagccgagttggaTTCGATGATTGAACTCTTTCTTGAAGTCAATCTACCTAGACAGACCTATGTAAACATAGTAGTCTagaacttcgagtgcagaatttccaacctttaCTTGAGTAGGTGCTTCATGCATGCGTCTTATCCGAATCATTTAAGATCCACTTATTAAGATATCCTGCTAAGCTCAACGAAAATATGCCGAGGTCTTCGAATGTCTCAGCCATGATCACTATGTGAGATCAGATGAATTTTAAGCACagattaagcacaagaaaatccTGTGATTCTTGCCCAGGTTTGGtcactaaatatacatttataaaatttctaaattttagaaaattaatgCATGCACTGTAagcaaaactttatttatataatatataataattattatgtgtttgaTAATGCTAATccgttatgttaaataaaaactattgcttaaactcatcacgagatcgagaagaattatatatactagATTAATTAGCTTAAAAAGCTATTAGTCTTCTTTGTATGAACttagtattgtatatattttattcaagacaaacgtcataacaatttattacaagTGTGGATCACTTTCTTAAGGCCGTTTGTGCATAAAAATTTATTCAGCaagtaattagttaaacaacgatgtgtatttttttcaaatttcaaatcgataattacaaaaagagaggatttaatgttttaactaaacagtcgctaagcaacgtttgtaCGTAAggccaataatttttatttgaaaatgctTTACAcaagacttttttatatttgttatgagTGTTATAAACAGAGACATACCCAGTTTGATCTTTGTTTTTCCTTCTCCTTTTATTGAAGTGGTTCCAAACAGACTTTCTAGTAGTGGATTCGAGCCTTCGATAGCGAAATCACCTTTGATCGTCAAATCTTCACAGACGACTTCTTGATTTACCAATTGTTTTTCTAAGTTGAtactaaaataatgataataaaataattgatcaataaattaatatacatattaaaatttaatacgtaaatcacaaatataattttttgatatatatatatataagttaattttgaattgtttatttaagcTGTTGAGGATATTTTTTCTAaagtttaaagaattttataGGCATCTATAATTAACATTGACTGTTtccaatttaatacttttttttgatTACGCTAATGTTCTGTAATAAAAATCGTACACGCACCTCTCTATTAATGTCTCACTTTGATATAATTGTGTGTTACTGAAATCtttcaacattatttaataaatacctacATACACTAAACAGTATAATATTCTAGTGAATAATAGAAATCGATTATATTACACAACCAaagtatcatatttaaaaattgatatattttaaaattcactgTAATTTCACTAACTTTATTAACACTTCGGATATAAAATCGtttgtgttaaattttaaattgttttcaaaatataaaagtaagaaaaatgccACTTTCACAGTTTTAACGAGTAACaaagaatgtttttaaatttgattgtgGTTAGACCTTTTTTATGACAACTTGAAGTTTTCTAGTTATGTTTCTTCCACTAACAGAAGATAAATTCCACCACGCAatttggcagaattttattaaaaacatgcaTGTTTTCGTTCACCAAGCACGGGatgagtttaaaaaaatcaagcttattatatgaaaattcagcagTGGCTATTTGGGATTTGATGCCCAAATCGAATCTGGGCTCTGTACATACACAATACATatcaatgtaaaataatattaaagctttatgacattattttatttaaatgatgtaacaaaaataataacttacttcAAACTATTAACTTTGCAATTTTTGAATCCCTTTACaactcctttttttataaaaataatcatttcattCAAAACTTTTATTGAGAGGTCGTTTAATTTCAATGGATCCATAGGGGATAAATTTATATCTGCAATACCGTTTTCCCCTAGGTCATGGAAgactttttgaaataaatctatCATACAATCATTATCTTTAATGCTGCATGGTGAATAATTGAAAACTGCAATAAAAAGAAATCAATAAGAATAAGGAATATTTCAAATTAGTAAAATGTTACACATCttaaacattatacatatatatttaaaaaaagttattttatttactaaaaatattagtaaatttttatttctatttttagataaatatatgaatCCTATATCATAtactttgaattaaatatgttaagttTATCTTAATTCttgtttcaaaatattcaaagttatattaaaaaagtagtaCTAAAATTATGTCTTACCGTACGACGCCTCTGTAAAAATCAGCGGTAAACACGCGAACAGGATATATCGTAGTGAGAACATTTTGTGTTCTTGTATCTAAATTGAATAATCTTGATGTTCGCaaacacttttatatatatgagcaAAAATTGTTGCAAAAAACTCATAACCGAAAACCAGTTTTTAACACCTACCTACGTGTATCaagttaatatgttttttttttaaaagagtaaACAAATAGTTGGCATTATTTTTGCGAACTCaggtacttattaatattacctGAGCAAAAAATGGGGACTCCGAATTAAGGAAGCAATGCTTACAATAATTGTTTATgcaaattgtattgtttttatacattatatattaggcCCTTACAtttgaaattggcgttttgtacgggaggaatataaagtcaatttttttttgtaaaatatatttaactaatcaaagtaggcaccgttgttatctatacacttttgccatctcataggtgaactacctatgagatggcaaaagttgATCCCTTTTTCTAAAAGAACCATGGGggtgagaatcaataaactcctTGAaagcggtttggactgccgcatcgcagttgaatttttttccttgtccAAATTCCGGGAAAAATGGttatctgttggagcaaggtccggggagtacggtggatgtcgcatgCAGACAGGCacagaaaaaacaaatgaatgactgttttcaaaactcaaatgtactagctaaatgaatttataaatttgaatttggaattcttaaccaaagaggagatatttcagatcaaagtggtcagtacgacaaaacgctaatttcatacgtaaggacctaatattacatattcattTAGTACTTCACCAAAAATAAAGTAAGCAAAATaaagcctataaatgtcccttTGCTCGGTGACAAAAAGGAGGGGGGccttatttcatcacgctgcaCCATTGCGGGTTAGtcaaatacatatgtggcagatttgtatcctacatttttttttgtcgctggaaaaacgcattacgcgtttcccccacgggaacagtgggggggatatgtggggctcgccgatgtccgaggcgccgagtgcgccccgaacaacggaatacccactaaaaaaccagccgTACCCTTACCGTCATAACAaggagtgccacgggatcgtttgcgcatgctaccacgaCGCTCTGACAGGCGGCCtgcctatgcaggcctccattctcttgGGGGATTACCAGAGTACTGAGAACGCCCCTAGTCCCCGCGACGCCTATtgtggcggagggagaaggtgcgcatagcgcctcattcttctccccggtcttcttcggcggagcaggtttgcagcggcgtcctcttcccgctctcgctccgcggcctccttcttcGACATCACATTTTCATCCTACATAAgcaggcacgagatgaattataaacaaaaattaagcactcGAAAGTACACCGGTGCTGGcctaggtttgaacccacgatcttcacgttatgattcacgtgttctagccactggactTTTTCGTACcaaacatatgaatatataatatataaatatttttaaggagcTCTCTGATCGTGTAGGATTGTTATCCTATCGATTTTTAATGGTGAGGGCATATCGTATGCAGCTAGATTGCTTGTAGAATAAGTAACATATTTTGGGCAGGTAGCTAGgccttgtatttaaatattgagaAACGCTAGACTATTTCTTCATCTATATTACAAGACTTGGGAATATATGGGGAATCGACAACAACTAAGGCAAACCCCCCCATGAGCGACGACacaaattcacggcccccaattccggGTAATCGCACTATTCCACGGTACCGGTAACGGTGCGatagggggtgctaagaatccccgggctacgggCTACGTACCACAAATGGCGATTGTTTCTGGCCatgtataatggacgctctctgcggctggacgaacatctgacagaattggaagtaaagttaagtcgtattaactgggatatagtaggtctatcattTCACTAGTTATaaacactttaatttaacttccaaagttccgattacaactttgCGGATATTGAAAGCGCCATTTTCTCGCTAATACATATATCCTCCCTCTGTCGCAAAAACAGTTAAGCGTCAATAGAATAGAACACGAGATAATCGcgaaaaactgtttttttccTTTCACCTTGAAAATAGAACGCCAAAATGAAGGTATATACGAAAATTCAACTCATTATCTTTCATTCCGAGGTTGACCCTTAGGTCCAGCATTCGTTTGGAAGCCGGTGGCCCTTTTAAACTCAAACctataatcaattaaaagtcTCATTATATCAAATGGATTAGTAGATTTTTATCAATCcggaataaaaaagaaaacaaagaatAATTCTCATATTAATACCACACAAACACATGTTACACAACTATAAAAACCTAACAACAgactatttgaaaaaaaatgctAAAGTCAATGACTTCCATGTCAAAGTTATTGATTGTGACTTTTTAAAAGCATAaggttattacaataataaattttatataaaaataaaatccacCTGCTGTTAAGggatttaaaaatatctcaatAATATACTATAGTACCTATTGAAACGGCAAAAAGATGgcattatattatgtttgacTCGTTTCACAAaacctttaaatgttatttaacctCAAATGATTTAGCCTGTCCATTTTTAGTAACAGCTATAAAATTCATAGAAAAACCAGCAAGTCATCACAAAAAGTCAATATTAGTATATGCTAGAAACAGATATATTCAGAAATATATAGATGTAgataaagtaataaatgtaGTTAAGTGATAATAAATCATTGGAAAAATAGTTGTTAAGCCATTGTAGGTTAAAAGCCTCTTCGTGTAAGCTGAGGTAATCTTAGCTTTtgctaaaatatttgattatttgaaaTCAACTTTGAAGCTGTATCCATCCATGACCTCAAAGTTAGAGTTCACTTGTAGACGCAAAGACCAACacacagaataataataataatgtcctccagaccgatttcggcttcggcggccaatctcagagagtatccaactgcgcaggagatattacagtgcacaagtgtgcgcgcaaacacaggtgcactatctattccAAAACATTCATAGTCCGATGGgatgacaatccgacacgaccagaagcCCGACCCTACGAAGACCCGTTCGTGCGcgggaccaaaggctttacgtgtaTTCCGAggtacaggagtgtacacacttccaacttccagactcggggatattactgagaattttctgacagaaaaacccaataactttttattggaccgacctgggaattaaaccctccggatctgtggccttacatcgaGCCAttataccaacgaggcagcatGGGGATATGGTAGTAGATAAGTATGTTGACATAACCATTTCATGCGAAATTTCCGAGGTTGTAAATTCAGAGATCCATTATAAtacatactataataattagattatatGCTATAGaggaatataattttagttattgaCAATAGTTAATACCAAACAATACACGGTCTAAGATAATGtttttacaaagttttattttagttatttgaaTATTGGATTTTACCTCTTTCAGCGtctacctatataaatatatttgttatttatgttaaatgataaacaaaaaaaaaggatcaaaataatgatttaatttttattacctacttatatttatataacagaaGTAGTTTATACTTTCAATTTTACTAACGGGGAAAGTATATATGGTCTAATAGAGTGAAAGCGTCAAAATTAACCGAACACTATGGTTTCAAATCCAAAGcttagtttgtatttataattattgtgctCGTGATCAGTGATGCAGAAAAATATCACTTGCAGTTTGGAAAagcgtatttaaataaactccaaactcTTCATAAAAAGGAGATCcttgctcagcagtgggacattaatgagattttatagtttttgtaatattatattaatgtttgttgtaaaaatgtttgtaatgttGTAGGTGCTTttcaatattctaaattttctattcatttatttcaattttttaaatgttatttatttcagtatttttaaatttaatttattctaatttCTGGAACATATCAATAGCGAAATTATTGTGAAAATTAGAGTTGTATCCTATCATATACATGTCAgagacaataaatttaatacgggcgggtatacgacgtcacttattagaatagcaacaccacacaacatGATGTATGTCATATAGGTTGATCGGTTGTCAGACatcaagtgtgaaaaatataagacaggtgcctattttattatgtagccgactgatggaataataataatatcctgggacatttttcacacacagccatctgatcccaaattaagcttgtacaaagcttgtgctatggaaaccagatatgttcatgcacacaaatgtctgtcctgggtgggaatcgaactatcgagcaagtatctaccaaccatgccaaccggctcaaaatataaaggtatatctgtcagtagcgcgtgtgatcatttGTCGAGCGAGCCCCTTagtctcttggtctcttgctctcaggacagcgccagcgccgaacgtgcgcactgactgatttaataaaatcaacatattgggtgacaatggcggccattaaaatggcaatccatttgaatccgcgacatacataagtagttattgaaaaaatttggaataatttttaactaacaCAATATTGTCATCATACAAGCCATGTAATaaagataacaaaaaatattttcatcctAACAATTTAACTCTAAACTTTTGCTGCATAACCCTCccatctataattaaaattttaattaattttatgtaaaacatatatttatagtgtaaTAGTAAAAATACTGAATGACATAATTGCTCTTTTAAA
Coding sequences within:
- the LOC126772244 gene encoding uncharacterized protein LOC126772244, which translates into the protein MFSLRYILFACLPLIFTEASYVFNYSPCSIKDNDCMIDLFQKVFHDLGENGIADINLSPMDPLKLNDLSIKVLNEMIIFIKKGVVKGFKNCKVNSLNINLEKQLVNQEVVCEDLTIKGDFAIEGSNPLLESLFGTTSIKGEGKTKIKLEKIKLGLEIPVTVIEKDGKTYFKILTNKPKYTYDIQKMKFEAKDFMIEKNDLSQIVTMYVNDNWKTLLKSYGKEIMDKAMYILFDVIHKFYDYIDTKQLIKEDLTHYIHN